The window TGCATCGTCGGTTGCTGTATAACTGTATGACAATGGCCGATTTTACGAATTATGCAGAGGAATGGTGGCACTATGACTTTCACAATACTGCTTGGGCAAGACGTGTGGATGCGCAACACGCTAGTTATGGTGCAATCGAAGCAAAGATACAAGACTATCAAGTAAAGGAGTATCGATATCTATGAAGGTATATATAAGTGCAGACATTGAAGGGATTACAGGCACAACATCTTGGAGTGAAACGGAGCTCAATGCGCCTGATAATGCGTTTTTTCGCAAGCAAATGACAAAGGAAGTAGAGGCAGCCATAGAAGGAGCCATTCTTGGAGGGGCTACAGAGATCTTACTAAAGGATGCTCATGACTCAGCACGTAATCTGGATATTTCCAATCTTCCTGTGAACTGCAAGGTCATTCGTGGCTGGACATATGAACCAATGTGTATGGTAGCAGGGCTTGATAGCAGCTTTAACCGCGCCATTTTCATCGGTTATCACAGTAAAGGAGGAAGTGCGCGAAATCCATTAGCGCATACGCTTTGTGTCTTCGCTGATGTGAAGATTAATGGCGAGTACGCGAGTGAATTTTTAATTAATACGTATGCTGCTGCTCTCCATGGTGTTCCGGTTTCATTTGTCAGTGGGGATGTAGGGTTAACAGAAGAAA of the Lysinibacillus fusiformis genome contains:
- a CDS encoding M55 family metallopeptidase encodes the protein MKVYISADIEGITGTTSWSETELNAPDNAFFRKQMTKEVEAAIEGAILGGATEILLKDAHDSARNLDISNLPVNCKVIRGWTYEPMCMVAGLDSSFNRAIFIGYHSKGGSARNPLAHTLCVFADVKINGEYASEFLINTYAAALHGVPVSFVSGDVGLTEEIQTINDNIVTFATKEGVGNATISVSPQLTLKETKRLVAASMKVERGALQVTLPERFVVEIIYRDHTRAYRNSFYPNATFKPHNTVKFVTDDYFEVLRILQFLT